Genomic segment of Coriobacteriia bacterium:
TCATCTGTTCGCTCCAGATTGGTACCGAGGCATTTGGTTTGACGGATTGTAGCACCCTCCGTGCCGAACGCGATTCGCGAGAGCGGCTGCGGTAGACTCTCTACTACGGTCTGATTGAAAGAGAGGAAGCCTCGTGGCGAAGCCCAAGCGATCTCCCAAGGCTCGCCGAGGAGGCCCCATCGTCGGCCGAATCTCCATGACGCGGCATGGCTACGGCTTCGTTGACGCACCAGAGGGCGACTTCTTCGTTCCCGCCCGTGATACCGCCGGCGCCATGCACGGCGATACGGTTGCACTGCGTCCCGAGACGCATCGAGGCAAGGCCGGACGCTCGGGCGTGGTCGTCCGCGTCGTAGAGCGCGCGAACGCCACCGTGGTCGGCCGTTTCGATCGGCACGGAGCCATCGGCATCGTCTCGCCGGCCGACCGCCGCATGCGCCACGACATCTTCATCGCGCCCAACGCGGTCGGCGACGCGACCAGTGGCGACATCGTCGTAGCCCGGATCACCGGGTACCCGTCGCGCAATCACTCCGCGCAGGGCTTCATCGAGGAGATCGTCGGGCGCGAGGGCGACCCCGGCATCCAGATCGAGATCACCATCCGCGAGCACGGTCTGCGCACCGAGTTCCCCGACGCGGTGGGCGAGGAAGCGGCCAAGATTCGCCTCGACGTCGACGACGCCCTTCGCCAAGAGCCAGACCGCCGAGACATTCGCGACCGCTTCACCTTCACGATCGATCCGGTCGACGCGCGCGACTTTGACGACGCCATCAGCATCGGACACGCCGAGGACGGCCGCGTGATTCTCGGCGTACACATCGCCGACGTCAGCCACTACGTGCCCTGGGACTCGTCAATCGACAACGAGGCGCGCCTGCGCGCAACGAGCGTTTACCTGGTCGACCGCGTGCTGCCTATGCTCCCCGAGCAGCTCTCCAACGGCATCTGCTCGCTGAACCCTGGCGAACCGCGCGTCACGTTCAGCGTCGACATGACGCTCTCGAAGGATGGCGTGGTGGAGGAGGTCGCGATCTTCCCGAGCGTGATCACGAGCGACCGGCGCTTCAACTACGACCAAGTCGATCGCTGGCTTTCGGACGACGAGCCGTTCCCCGACGCCGATAGCGAAGCGGCGTTGCGCGAGTTCGCGAAGGTGGCACATCACATCGGCGAGCGCCGCATCGCGAGAGGCGGACTGGACTTCGAGACCGTCGAGGCAAAGGTCCGACTCGACTCCGACGGCAAGCCGCTTGAGGTCGTGTTGCGCGAGCGCACGGTGGCGACCAACTCCATCGAGGAAGCGATGATCGCCGCCAACGAAGCGGTTGCGCGCCACATGCGCGACGCCAAGGTGCCGATGATCTACCGCATCCACGAGGATCCCGATCCGGACGCGCTCGACCAGATCGGACTGGTGCTCAAGGAGTTCGACTACCCGGTCAAAGACCTGCACGGTGCATCGCCGCAGACGTTCCAGCGCATTATCAAGTTCGCTCACGCTCGCCCCGAGAAGTACCTCATCAACTCGCTGCTGGTCCGATCGCTCGAGCGCGCCCGCTACG
This window contains:
- the rnr gene encoding ribonuclease R, encoding MAKPKRSPKARRGGPIVGRISMTRHGYGFVDAPEGDFFVPARDTAGAMHGDTVALRPETHRGKAGRSGVVVRVVERANATVVGRFDRHGAIGIVSPADRRMRHDIFIAPNAVGDATSGDIVVARITGYPSRNHSAQGFIEEIVGREGDPGIQIEITIREHGLRTEFPDAVGEEAAKIRLDVDDALRQEPDRRDIRDRFTFTIDPVDARDFDDAISIGHAEDGRVILGVHIADVSHYVPWDSSIDNEARLRATSVYLVDRVLPMLPEQLSNGICSLNPGEPRVTFSVDMTLSKDGVVEEVAIFPSVITSDRRFNYDQVDRWLSDDEPFPDADSEAALREFAKVAHHIGERRIARGGLDFETVEAKVRLDSDGKPLEVVLRERTVATNSIEEAMIAANEAVARHMRDAKVPMIYRIHEDPDPDALDQIGLVLKEFDYPVKDLHGASPQTFQRIIKFAHARPEKYLINSLLVRSLERARYVDYLSPHFGLASEAYTHFTSPIRRYPDLIVHRLLKAQLRGKLDTDPNAAHMIPELGWLAEHSSFMEREAEMAENDSTRYKLTELMGEHIDEVFPGLITGVANFGLFVQLDNTAEGLVHVDSLPGGPYRYDGPRHVLASEKKSSVYRLGERVKVRVVSVSLADSRIDMELE